One Mycobacteroides salmoniphilum DNA segment encodes these proteins:
- a CDS encoding NAD(P)-dependent alcohol dehydrogenase — MKVTAALSRSAESPFTLEEVELDGPRPDEVLVKIHATGLCHTDLTFKAQVPIPAVLGHEGAGIVEAVGDEVTSIRPGDHVVLSYRSCGECRQCGSGERAYCSRAARLNLSGTRLDGSSTLSQNGNGLFGSFFGQSSLAQYALAAADNTVVVDASTDLATAAPLGCGLQTGAGAVLNVLTPEPDSRLVVFGAGGVGLAAVMAAKAIGVHTIIAVDPVASRRAKAVALGATRAVDPTTEDVSSVARGATHALDTTANTDVIATALGLLRQRGVLVLVGLGASRGTIDLTDLMFGGKMIRGCIEGDANPQEFIPELLRMHAEGRFPIESLITRYPARAIDQAVADARSGAAIKPVLLW, encoded by the coding sequence GTGAAAGTCACTGCAGCACTGAGCCGTTCAGCAGAGTCTCCCTTCACGCTGGAAGAGGTCGAACTCGACGGACCGCGCCCCGATGAGGTGCTCGTCAAGATTCACGCCACCGGCCTGTGCCATACCGATCTGACCTTCAAGGCACAGGTACCGATCCCTGCGGTGCTGGGCCACGAGGGCGCCGGGATTGTCGAGGCGGTGGGCGATGAGGTGACCAGCATCCGTCCCGGAGACCACGTGGTCTTGAGCTACCGCAGCTGCGGCGAATGCCGACAATGCGGTTCAGGTGAGCGGGCGTACTGCTCCCGTGCCGCCCGGCTCAACCTCTCCGGCACCCGGCTCGATGGCTCATCGACACTGTCCCAGAACGGGAACGGCTTGTTCGGCTCGTTCTTCGGGCAATCCAGTTTGGCGCAGTACGCACTGGCCGCGGCCGACAACACCGTCGTGGTCGATGCGTCGACCGATCTCGCAACTGCCGCACCGCTCGGATGCGGTCTGCAGACGGGCGCCGGTGCGGTGCTCAATGTACTGACACCCGAACCAGATTCGCGTCTTGTGGTATTCGGCGCGGGCGGTGTCGGCCTGGCCGCGGTGATGGCCGCCAAGGCCATCGGGGTGCACACGATCATCGCGGTGGACCCGGTGGCCTCACGACGCGCCAAGGCCGTCGCGTTGGGCGCGACCCGCGCCGTGGACCCGACGACGGAGGACGTGTCCTCGGTGGCACGCGGGGCCACCCATGCGCTCGACACCACGGCGAACACCGACGTCATCGCCACGGCGCTCGGTCTGTTGCGGCAGCGCGGTGTGCTGGTTCTGGTGGGGCTGGGGGCTTCCCGCGGAACAATCGACCTCACCGATCTCATGTTCGGCGGCAAGATGATTCGCGGCTGCATCGAGGGCGACGCGAACCCACAGGAATTCATTCCGGAACTGCTGCGCATGCATGCAGAGGGCCGCTTTCCGATTGAATCGCTGATCACTAGATACCCGGCGCGCGCGATCGATCAGGCCGTGGCGGATGCGCGGTCCGGTGCCGCGATCAAACCGGTGCTGCTCTGGTGA
- a CDS encoding TetR family transcriptional regulator produces the protein MAAAKAEFTEYGFAGARLNRIATNANASKERLYSYFESKEQLFEAVVAQWIDDAPYKVPFSAGDVPGYVAGLFDNIVADPQGARLQRWIELEAPDGMFDNHVLRRIFQAKLDEVRQGQQTGLIDPTWDPMSLLMMLIDIAYSMAASGFGIDRIVGEPLAEHTLADRRAAAAEAARRLVGCP, from the coding sequence ATGGCCGCGGCCAAGGCCGAATTCACCGAGTACGGCTTCGCCGGCGCACGGCTGAACCGGATTGCCACCAACGCGAACGCGAGCAAGGAACGGCTGTACAGCTACTTCGAGAGCAAGGAACAGCTGTTTGAAGCCGTTGTGGCGCAATGGATCGATGATGCACCGTACAAGGTGCCGTTTAGCGCCGGTGACGTGCCCGGGTACGTCGCGGGGCTGTTCGACAACATCGTCGCCGATCCGCAAGGCGCACGGTTACAGCGCTGGATCGAGCTGGAGGCCCCCGACGGGATGTTCGACAACCACGTGCTGCGCCGCATCTTCCAAGCGAAACTCGATGAGGTACGCCAGGGGCAGCAGACCGGGCTCATCGACCCGACGTGGGATCCCATGAGTCTGCTCATGATGCTGATCGATATCGCCTACTCGATGGCGGCCAGCGGGTTCGGCATCGACCGGATTGTCGGTGAACCGCTCGCCGAGCACACGCTCGCGGATCGCCGCGCCGCCGCCGCCGAGGCAGCGCGGCGGCTGGTGGGCTGTCCGTAA
- a CDS encoding ABC transporter substrate-binding protein, with the protein MITRRGFLAAGATLAAGAALAACTEDSSPTSEQNGAAVIKHAFGKTEVKAPPKRIVSAGYTEHDYLLALGIVPIAVTEWYGGFPFATWPWATDRLGAATPEVLTLTDGLMVDKIASLKPDLILATDAGLDQDTYNKLSGIAPTIAQSGKYAFFEPWKDQAKAIGQAVFKPSEMAAVVQAVDNTFASAASAHAGFKDKKAIYLQGELLDGQAIAYRSGPRTGFLTALGLTVPAELESYAKGDQLAYLPADQLSSLLGQADVLVWGTESDEQSAALRADPVITKLSSSLLNRSIFASKELAGAINFSSPLSLTYVVDSLVPQLARILG; encoded by the coding sequence ATGATCACTCGCCGCGGGTTTCTGGCTGCCGGCGCCACCCTCGCTGCGGGCGCGGCGCTGGCCGCTTGCACGGAAGACTCCTCCCCCACCTCGGAGCAGAACGGCGCCGCCGTCATCAAGCATGCATTCGGTAAGACCGAGGTCAAGGCTCCGCCGAAGCGCATTGTCAGCGCCGGATACACCGAACACGACTACCTGTTGGCGCTGGGCATCGTCCCCATCGCGGTCACCGAGTGGTACGGCGGCTTCCCGTTCGCAACCTGGCCGTGGGCAACCGACCGGCTCGGCGCCGCCACCCCCGAGGTCCTCACGCTCACCGACGGACTGATGGTCGACAAGATCGCCTCCCTAAAGCCCGATCTCATCCTCGCCACCGACGCCGGGCTGGACCAGGACACCTACAACAAGTTGTCCGGTATCGCACCGACGATCGCACAATCGGGCAAGTACGCGTTCTTCGAACCGTGGAAGGACCAGGCCAAGGCCATCGGGCAGGCGGTGTTCAAGCCGTCGGAGATGGCTGCGGTAGTTCAGGCCGTCGACAACACGTTCGCTTCGGCCGCGTCCGCGCACGCCGGCTTCAAAGACAAGAAGGCCATTTACCTGCAGGGCGAACTGCTCGACGGGCAGGCCATCGCCTACCGATCCGGACCGCGCACCGGGTTCCTCACCGCTCTCGGGCTGACCGTTCCCGCCGAGTTGGAGAGCTACGCCAAGGGCGACCAACTTGCGTATCTTCCGGCCGACCAGCTCTCCAGCCTCCTTGGCCAGGCCGATGTGCTGGTGTGGGGCACCGAATCCGATGAGCAGAGCGCCGCGCTGCGGGCCGATCCGGTGATCACGAAGCTGAGCTCCTCGCTGCTGAACCGCAGCATCTTCGCCAGTAAGGAATTGGCGGGGGCCATCAACTTCAGCTCTCCGCTGAGCCTGACGTACGTGGTGGACAGCCTGGTCCCCCAGCTGGCCCGGATACTGGGCTGA
- a CDS encoding queuosine precursor transporter, with the protein METSEVEKTPQDQVVFAQVGRSYYPLLSAVFVGVVLISNVAATKAIGFGPVIGDWSLITDGAFVLFPLSYVIGDVLSEVYGYRATNRVILLGFAMELLACVVLWTAMVLPAADFYPNQEAFATIVRSITTLMVAGLAGYLVGQTLNALVVVRMKKRSKERHLWARLVGSTVVGEFADSLVFCSIAATALGIHTLGQLATYTALGWIFKSVVEIVMLPITYRVIAYIKKHEPTYTQAG; encoded by the coding sequence ATGGAGACAAGCGAGGTCGAGAAGACTCCCCAGGATCAGGTGGTCTTCGCCCAGGTCGGTCGCAGCTACTATCCACTGCTGTCAGCCGTCTTCGTCGGCGTGGTACTGATCTCGAATGTGGCTGCCACCAAGGCAATCGGCTTCGGACCCGTCATCGGCGATTGGTCGCTGATCACCGACGGTGCGTTCGTGCTGTTCCCGCTGAGTTACGTGATCGGCGATGTACTCAGTGAGGTCTACGGATATCGCGCCACCAACCGGGTCATCCTGCTGGGATTCGCGATGGAGCTGCTGGCCTGCGTGGTGCTCTGGACCGCAATGGTGCTGCCCGCCGCCGATTTCTACCCCAACCAGGAGGCCTTCGCCACCATTGTCCGGAGCATCACCACGCTGATGGTCGCCGGACTCGCGGGATACCTTGTTGGGCAAACGCTTAACGCGCTCGTTGTGGTGCGGATGAAGAAGCGCTCCAAGGAGCGCCACCTGTGGGCCCGGCTGGTGGGCTCGACGGTCGTCGGCGAGTTCGCCGATTCGCTGGTGTTCTGCTCGATCGCGGCCACCGCGCTGGGTATTCACACCCTCGGCCAGTTGGCGACGTACACGGCTTTGGGTTGGATCTTCAAGTCCGTCGTGGAGATCGTGATGCTGCCGATCACCTATCGGGTGATCGCCTACATCAAGAAGCACGAGCCGACTTATACACAGGCGGGATAA
- a CDS encoding 5-oxoprolinase subunit B family protein translates to MSTATDLKVRDHGDRALLLECTSVQEVLAWTSALNADPIDGVTDIVPASSTVLLKLHSPADQAIVRHRLTQRAAPPDTTEDTTSPPVTIPVRYDGLDLEEVAEHTGLGVDGVIAAHTGTVWTVGFCGFAPGFAYLVGGDSRLAIPRRADPRTKVPAGAVALAGEFSGIYPRESPGGWQLIGSTDAVVWDLDRNPPALLTPGTRVQFQEVTA, encoded by the coding sequence ATGAGTACCGCAACAGATTTGAAGGTGCGGGATCACGGGGATCGGGCCTTGTTGCTCGAGTGCACATCCGTGCAGGAAGTGCTGGCGTGGACGTCAGCGCTGAATGCCGACCCTATCGATGGCGTCACCGATATCGTTCCCGCGTCCAGCACCGTCCTGCTCAAGCTCCACAGCCCGGCCGACCAGGCGATCGTTCGGCATCGGCTGACACAGCGCGCGGCGCCGCCGGATACGACGGAGGACACCACATCACCACCGGTGACCATCCCGGTCCGGTACGACGGTCTCGATCTTGAAGAGGTTGCCGAGCACACCGGCCTGGGAGTGGACGGTGTGATCGCGGCACACACTGGAACGGTATGGACCGTCGGATTCTGCGGATTCGCACCGGGATTCGCGTACCTGGTAGGAGGGGACTCGCGTCTGGCCATCCCCCGCCGCGCCGACCCGCGCACCAAGGTGCCCGCCGGTGCGGTCGCGCTCGCCGGCGAGTTCAGCGGGATCTACCCGCGTGAATCTCCCGGCGGCTGGCAGCTGATCGGCAGCACCGATGCTGTCGTCTGGGACCTTGACCGCAACCCACCGGCGCTACTCACGCCCGGTACACGCGTCCAGTTCCAGGAGGTGACGGCATGA
- a CDS encoding biotin-dependent carboxyltransferase family protein, with the protein MRPTLEVMRTGPLALVQDLGRIGKAAMGVGRSGAADRASHSLANRLVANPDNLATIEVTLGGMSFRVSGGDAVVAVTGADTDPSVNGIPFGTNSIAQVQDGDVVSLGAPRSGLRSYVAVRGGVSVAPVMGSRSFDILSGIGPSPLQAGDRLPVGPRSPSFPEVELAPVAPIADDTVELKVVPGPRDDWFVDPDALTHRAWIVSDRSDRVGTRLIGKPLELRDPARQLPSEGVVRGAIQVPPGGQPVILGPDHPVTGGYPVIGVITDHDVDLAAQVRPGQTVRFHWSRPRIN; encoded by the coding sequence ATGAGACCCACCCTGGAAGTCATGCGCACCGGCCCACTGGCGCTGGTCCAGGACCTCGGCCGGATCGGCAAGGCGGCCATGGGTGTCGGACGTTCGGGGGCCGCGGACCGCGCATCGCATTCCCTGGCCAACCGGCTGGTGGCCAATCCCGACAACCTGGCCACCATCGAGGTAACCCTCGGCGGTATGTCATTCCGGGTATCCGGCGGTGACGCGGTGGTGGCCGTCACCGGTGCCGACACCGATCCATCCGTCAACGGGATTCCCTTTGGCACCAACAGCATTGCCCAGGTACAGGACGGCGACGTAGTGTCACTCGGCGCACCGCGCAGCGGACTACGCAGTTACGTGGCGGTGCGCGGTGGGGTCAGTGTGGCGCCGGTGATGGGCTCGCGCAGCTTCGACATCCTGTCTGGCATCGGCCCCTCGCCACTGCAGGCCGGGGACAGGCTGCCGGTCGGACCACGGTCCCCTTCCTTCCCGGAGGTCGAACTGGCGCCGGTGGCCCCCATCGCCGATGACACCGTCGAGCTCAAGGTGGTACCCGGTCCACGCGACGACTGGTTCGTCGATCCCGACGCACTGACACACAGAGCCTGGATCGTCTCGGACCGCAGTGACCGGGTGGGCACTCGACTCATCGGCAAGCCGTTGGAGCTGCGCGACCCGGCCAGGCAGCTGCCGAGCGAGGGTGTGGTCCGCGGTGCCATTCAGGTGCCACCCGGCGGTCAGCCCGTTATCCTGGGCCCTGACCATCCGGTGACCGGAGGCTATCCGGTGATCGGGGTGATCACCGATCACGATGTCGATCTGGCTGCCCAGGTGCGGCCCGGACAAACTGTCCGGTTCCATTGGTCACGACCGCGCATCAATTAG
- a CDS encoding GNAT family N-acetyltransferase, producing MSAVSNMPTVPVIRTHTARLIHTADLDSETRDAARELLIDAFEGDFTEEDWEHCLGGMHALIWYHGTLIAHAAVIQRRLLHQGRTLRTGYVEGVAVDSDWRGNGLGCAIMDAAEQVLRGAYELGALSADDDVAPFYQARGWVPWLGTTPVMTAEGIAPAEDEGVHVLPMSSGVDPSGSLTCDWRGGDAW from the coding sequence ATGTCGGCTGTGTCCAATATGCCAACCGTCCCCGTCATCCGGACTCACACCGCGCGACTCATCCACACCGCCGATCTGGATAGCGAAACACGTGACGCTGCAAGAGAATTACTGATCGATGCATTCGAGGGTGATTTTACCGAAGAAGACTGGGAACACTGCCTGGGCGGTATGCACGCGCTCATCTGGTACCACGGCACACTCATCGCCCACGCCGCGGTGATCCAGCGCCGACTGCTGCATCAAGGACGGACGCTACGCACCGGATACGTGGAAGGTGTTGCGGTGGATAGCGATTGGCGCGGAAACGGGCTCGGTTGCGCGATCATGGATGCCGCCGAACAGGTCTTGCGTGGCGCCTACGAGCTGGGTGCGCTGAGCGCCGACGACGACGTCGCCCCGTTCTATCAGGCCCGCGGCTGGGTGCCCTGGCTCGGAACCACTCCCGTGATGACGGCAGAGGGCATTGCGCCCGCCGAAGATGAGGGTGTGCACGTGCTGCCGATGAGCTCCGGGGTTGACCCATCGGGCTCGCTGACCTGTGATTGGCGCGGTGGCGACGCGTGGTGA
- a CDS encoding VC0807 family protein — protein MSLTAEQSETESGISPRQLVIEGLLNVGPALCAYFGLRLAGFPELHALMAATAVSATQALVKMAWKRALDPVSLLVVPIFGVSLIMAWLTRDPRLSQVTNEVPGMLLATYFLVSALIGKPLTELLVTKLWPGGVEKLAEEQGWTDEDQRSYHRLHVYVSFWCGIFSLLFCALMVVIIYTFSVDVVQAVNPVVSMLTTGGLIVGVVVAIRMYLRRKERALSGR, from the coding sequence GTGTCCCTGACCGCCGAGCAGTCCGAAACCGAGAGCGGGATCTCGCCTCGCCAACTCGTGATCGAGGGATTGCTCAATGTCGGACCCGCCCTGTGCGCCTACTTTGGGCTGCGCCTGGCCGGATTCCCGGAACTGCACGCGCTCATGGCCGCGACCGCGGTCTCTGCCACCCAGGCACTGGTCAAGATGGCGTGGAAACGGGCTCTCGACCCGGTTTCGCTGTTGGTGGTGCCGATCTTCGGGGTCAGCCTCATCATGGCGTGGCTGACCCGTGACCCACGCTTGTCGCAGGTCACCAACGAAGTGCCCGGCATGCTGCTGGCCACCTACTTCCTGGTCAGCGCGCTCATCGGTAAACCGCTGACGGAGCTACTGGTCACCAAGCTGTGGCCCGGCGGCGTGGAGAAACTGGCCGAGGAACAGGGCTGGACCGACGAGGACCAGCGCTCGTATCACCGGCTGCATGTCTATGTCAGCTTCTGGTGCGGGATCTTCAGTCTGCTGTTCTGCGCCCTGATGGTGGTGATCATCTACACGTTCTCCGTCGACGTCGTACAGGCCGTCAACCCGGTGGTGTCGATGCTCACCACGGGCGGACTCATCGTGGGTGTTGTCGTTGCGATCCGGATGTACCTGCGCCGCAAGGAACGAGCCCTCTCGGGCCGGTAG
- a CDS encoding VC0807 family protein — MPDQTGETQKSSAREVLRQVLVSVGPSLGTYYALRALGQPEIHALIAATVVSGLQVLVKVVKNRKFDVLSGFLMFNFGLSLVIALVTSDARMAQVSNTIPGILLSLFFIGSALFGKPLTELMIAKARPGRIEEIAAEHHWTGDNFRSYHRMHVHVSFWCGVISLLLAAISIVIIYSFSVDVAQAVNQIFSLVTTMGLIIGIIVVIRRYLQRMTYDSPAA, encoded by the coding sequence GTGCCCGACCAGACCGGCGAAACCCAGAAGTCCTCCGCGCGTGAGGTGTTGCGACAGGTCCTGGTCAGTGTCGGGCCTTCGTTGGGCACCTACTACGCGCTGCGCGCGTTGGGTCAGCCCGAGATTCACGCGTTGATTGCCGCCACGGTGGTGTCCGGCCTCCAGGTGCTCGTCAAGGTGGTGAAGAACCGTAAGTTCGACGTCCTGTCGGGCTTTTTGATGTTCAACTTCGGGCTGAGTCTGGTGATCGCGCTCGTCACCTCCGATGCGCGGATGGCTCAGGTGTCCAACACCATTCCCGGCATCTTGCTTTCGTTGTTCTTCATCGGAAGCGCGCTGTTCGGCAAGCCGCTCACCGAGCTGATGATCGCGAAGGCTCGGCCCGGACGCATCGAAGAGATCGCGGCCGAGCACCATTGGACAGGGGACAACTTCCGGTCGTATCACCGGATGCATGTCCACGTGAGCTTCTGGTGCGGTGTCATCAGCCTGCTGCTTGCGGCCATCTCGATCGTCATCATCTATAGCTTCTCGGTGGATGTCGCCCAGGCCGTCAACCAAATCTTCTCTCTGGTCACCACAATGGGCCTGATCATCGGCATCATTGTGGTCATCCGGCGTTACCTGCAGCGCATGACGTACGACTCGCCCGCGGCCTGA
- a CDS encoding Hsp20/alpha crystallin family protein produces the protein MSNVVWTRRSPFAEFDALVRQSFGPATSWPSPGFVPAAEVAKDGDDALVRLDLPGVDVDKDVTVEVERGTLVVSGERRDGRAEQTGEEPLARGASSTGRVLREVRYGKFRRTFTLPTHVTGDVISASYDTGILTIKIAGAYATAEAQKIQITK, from the coding sequence ATGAGCAATGTGGTGTGGACACGACGCAGCCCGTTCGCCGAGTTCGACGCGCTGGTACGCCAGTCCTTCGGCCCGGCCACCAGCTGGCCCAGCCCGGGTTTCGTTCCGGCCGCCGAGGTCGCGAAGGACGGGGATGACGCCCTGGTCCGTCTCGACCTTCCCGGCGTCGATGTCGACAAGGACGTCACGGTCGAGGTGGAGCGCGGCACGTTGGTGGTATCCGGCGAGCGTCGCGATGGGCGGGCCGAGCAGACCGGCGAGGAGCCACTCGCGCGAGGAGCGTCAAGCACTGGACGCGTATTGCGGGAGGTCCGCTACGGCAAGTTCCGTCGCACCTTCACCCTGCCAACCCATGTGACAGGTGACGTGATCTCGGCGAGCTACGACACGGGCATCCTGACCATCAAGATCGCCGGCGCGTACGCCACTGCCGAGGCGCAGAAGATCCAGATCACCAAGTAA
- a CDS encoding acyl-ACP desaturase, which translates to MSRELTDLEMLSDLEPIAEANLNRHLSVATEWHPHDYVPWDRGRNFAQMGGDDWDPEQSQLSEVAKAAMITNLLTEDNLPSYHRQAAKYFGLDGAWGTWVGRWTAEENRHGIVIRDYLVVTRGVDPVALERARMEHMTAGFDTTDEEESVHKTDFLLSVAYTTLQELATRVSHRNTGKVCDDPIADRMLQRVAADENLHMIFYRNMCSAALDLVPDQALEAIGAVIENFRMPGQGMPNFRRNGVLMAKHGIYDPRQHLEEVVTPNLRKWQIFERNDFSAKGEQRREQLAAYVEDLKCQVVKFEEQRDRMLAREAKKREARAG; encoded by the coding sequence ATGTCTAGAGAGCTGACCGACCTTGAGATGCTCAGCGATTTGGAACCGATTGCTGAAGCCAACCTCAACCGGCATTTGTCGGTCGCGACGGAGTGGCACCCACATGACTATGTTCCCTGGGATCGCGGCCGCAATTTTGCGCAAATGGGTGGGGACGACTGGGATCCGGAGCAGTCGCAGCTAAGCGAGGTCGCCAAGGCGGCGATGATCACCAACCTCCTCACCGAGGACAACCTGCCGTCCTATCACCGTCAGGCGGCCAAATACTTCGGCCTGGACGGTGCCTGGGGCACCTGGGTGGGCCGTTGGACCGCCGAGGAGAACCGACACGGCATCGTCATCCGCGACTACCTCGTCGTCACGCGCGGTGTGGACCCGGTGGCATTGGAACGCGCGCGCATGGAGCACATGACGGCAGGCTTCGACACCACCGATGAAGAGGAGTCGGTCCACAAGACCGACTTCCTGCTGTCGGTCGCGTACACCACGTTGCAGGAACTGGCGACTCGCGTCAGCCACCGCAACACCGGCAAGGTGTGCGATGACCCGATCGCGGACCGGATGCTGCAGCGCGTCGCCGCCGACGAGAACCTGCACATGATCTTCTATCGCAATATGTGCAGTGCGGCACTGGATCTCGTGCCCGATCAGGCGCTGGAAGCGATCGGCGCGGTGATCGAGAACTTCCGGATGCCCGGGCAGGGCATGCCTAACTTCCGCCGTAACGGTGTGCTGATGGCCAAGCACGGCATCTACGACCCGCGGCAGCATCTCGAAGAGGTGGTGACGCCGAATCTGCGTAAGTGGCAGATTTTCGAGCGCAATGATTTCAGCGCCAAGGGTGAACAACGACGCGAGCAACTCGCCGCGTATGTGGAAGACCTTAAGTGCCAAGTGGTCAAGTTCGAAGAACAGCGCGACCGCATGCTGGCCCGTGAGGCGAAGAAGAGAGAAGCCCGCGCCGGATAG